The DNA sequence CTTGTTCCTATTTTTTTTTAGTCAAACTAGACTTAGCAATTTTACCTCTCACAACAGCTGCAGTTTGCTGATCTCCAAGATATATATTAATTTTTTTTATATTAAACTTAGCTGTCGGTATCATAACTTTCTCAAATAAATTAACTCTCTGAGATGTTACTCGAAACTCCTTTAAAAGTAAATCAATCTGTTTTTTTAAAATTTTAAGTTCTACATCAATTTGAATCACATTTTTAAGAATTTCAATCCCCTTATCTACCCAATAAGGAGTAAAAAGTAGGTCATGCCTTATATTTTCATATTCAATAGAATTGAATACAGGGATTGCAACCCCTGCAATATTTAAAGATTTCTTGACCACTGTTTTTACTTGAATCCAA is a window from the Borreliella chilensis genome containing:
- a CDS encoding ATP synthase subunit D, producing MSKIKLTKNDLKKQKDELRMFKRYLPTLQLKKQQLYMEIIRIENSYRIKILEQQKLKDNISNWISLFSEKFPFESWIQVKTVVKKSLNIAGVAIPVFNSIEYENIRHDLLFTPYWVDKGIEILKNVIQIDVELKILKKQIDLLLKEFRVTSQRVNLFEKVMIPTAKFNIKKINIYLGDQQTAAVVRGKIAKSSLTKKK